The Lolium rigidum isolate FL_2022 chromosome 2, APGP_CSIRO_Lrig_0.1, whole genome shotgun sequence genomic interval AACTTGTACATGTGATCTGTTAGGTTTGCATACGTCTCAAAGTAACCGATCTTCGGTTGaaatcagatttttttttaaaaaaaatcctttTCATGTATTCATCGATGTGTGGTAAGAGTAGTGTTATTTTCATGAAAATTCACATGTGAAACCAAGCTCGTAGTGCTCGAATAGAAAtgaaaaaaatagcaaaaaaattaaaacaatctTGTTTTTTTAATTGATGCTATACTGCAGCCAATATTTTGCAAGGAAAtgacatgtgtgtgtgtgtggtcgtGCAAAAATAATCGGTGGGCTTAAAGCATTTAAATTTGTTGTTTACAACACTGAGATATTTTGCATAGAGCATTACATATGTCTTCTCTTGAAGAATTTTCGTGTGAGTGTTTATTGTACGAAAACTTCAGATGtttataattttatttatcattttcctattttatttttttccattAGGAGCAAATGACCTCAGGAGCTGAAACACTATGTCCACTATTTATTAGAAAAAACATGTATTTTGGGAGTTTAGATAGTAAGATCAAAATGCATGTTTTTAAATCAATGTATTAAAAATTCTACATCGACTTAGGAAGTAATATCGTGCAATTACCAAACTATACTGGCTTCATTTCAAAAGGTGGTGGTACTAGTTCAATCATAAGTGAAACTACAACTTTTCACTAAATTTATGAATACGATCTCAACATTTGCAATACTAAATCAGCATCGTTAGTTCAATCATGAAATATAATATGGTACGGAGTACTTATTTTGGCATAGCATATATGAATATTTTTTTCTTTAAACTTGATCAAACTGTACTGAGTTTGACTTCATGATACAAAACTAATAATGTGCACTATGTTTCGAGTGAGCACTAATCTATCAAGCATGCCTCCCCTTTCAGAAAGAGGAAGAATAAGGTGTGTTATGTATGTTTTTGGTGCAGGGTTAGTATAATTATTAGGTTACTTACAGTACCGGCCTACCGGCTGCATGGATAATTTAGTCGTAGTGCCATCGACCAGTGTGTATAAAAACCTTGAGTCGAAGACTTCGGTGCTCTTCCTCCCTCCTTTCTTGGGTTATGCACGGGGAGTGAATATCCCTGAAAATTCCATGTGGGGGCGTTAGTATATCCTACTACTAGCTTGTTCTTTCTAGCTTAGACAGGAGTAAACAGATAATTAGTCGTAGCTCTAGTATTATTTTAGCAGCATGGGATGACGTCCAAGGTGGCTTGTTTAGCAGGACTAGCCAGATGTTTGGCCGGTTGACTCGGACATAGTTTCTTAGCAAAAGAGCAAGTTCAGTGAACATGTAAGTTTTACGGAAACCCCTTCAAAAATCATACATTATGATTGACACTTGAATGCTTCAAAAAAGTTTCACCGAAGGTTAGTGGAGGTGATGTGCCTCTTGAACTAGATTTCACAAAAGATGTACCAAAAACTTACCACAATGTTTCCAAAACTGACAAGAATATAACAAAACCTGCATTCGCCTTATACAAGCTATAGCTTGTCTCTCAACGCACATGTCCTGCAACAATTCTCTTCAAATTCTTTTTGCAAGTGATTTTCTTCCTGAAATTCGAGGAAGtattattttctttttaaaaagAGGAATAATTTATTTTTCGACAGAAAAAAGAAACAATTTGTTAAACGCTAGAAAAGGACGAAATGGCTCCCGGAAAGACGCAAGCTGAGCTCGCTCGGAGGTCCACTGTGCTTTCTCTCACCTCCGAATCCaggagagagagggaggtcgCGCAGAAGCGTCTGGTTTTTAACTCCCGACAGGCAGCAGCACACACGACGCACCAACCAGCGACAGCAAGCCAAGAAAGCCCAGAGAGCTCAGCTCACAACTCCCacccctctccccctctctctctctctagctcctctttctctctctagggTCCTTGGActtcgtgctgctgctgctgctcctcgtcAAGCTTGTCGGGACAGAGGCGCCGCCGCTCGTTCATAGCTAGCGCCGTCGCCACGGCACGGCCagcaggtggccaggtcccggcgCCGCGCGCGCTCCTCCGTCATGCGCGGAGGCGACTGAAGCCATAGCTTCCGCGTGAAGAAGCAGCCATGGCGCAGtcgccggcgagctccgccgccgccatcccgTGCGAAGGTACTTCTTTCATACTTCCGCGCATTTCCGGTCCCCGTCCGTCGCCGGCGGAAGGACAGCTAGATATATTTTCTTGGCGTTCGGTCGCTGACGCGGCGGTGGGTGGTCGCAGGGGAGCGGAAGGCGCCGGCGATCAACGGGGAGCTCTGGCACGCCTGCGCGGGCCCGCTGGTGTCGCTGCCGCCGGTGGGCAGCCTCGTCGTCTACTTCCCCCAGGGCCACAGCGAGCAGGTGAGTGTTCATCATAGAGTGCCATTTCTACAGTAGTGTATGCTGCTCATGGTTCTTCTCCCGTTTTTTGTGACACTAAAGATTGATTCCTGGCTATGTCAAAAAAGTAGTAAAAGTTTGGTTTTTTAATTAATCTTTGGTCTGATCTACCATGGGAGGAATTCTTAAGTTCAAGAGGGTTCTTAGCATGCTCTTCCAAACACTAAAAGTTGCTATCACGGATATATTGCATTTTCAGTAGTTCTGTACTTGTGATTGGATTGTACTTGCTTGCTACTTGTTTTCTCAAAGCCAGTAATCCTGGGTTATTGCCAAGGTGGTTGGAGCTTTGGGCCTACTTCCTTCCTTTCTTTCTGTTGGTTTTCGGTTGTTGTGTGTTGTACTGTTTTCTTGTTATCAAGTTTGGTATGCGACAAGCATCTATAGCTTTCTATTTTTTGCATTTATGGTCCTGATTTCTGTTATACCTTCCACGGATTTTGCACTGAGACAGCTTTCCTCTGAGAAAGATTATCAAATAATGTTGTGTGGTGTTCTCAGTTGATTCTGAAAGGATCATTTCTGAATCCAAAAATCTAAAAATCGCTAGAAATAAAAGTATTACTGTAGTTTTTTTTGGTGCATGTGGGGCTGGTTGTGTTGCCCATGATGATGTGTGGGAGGAACACTTTGTCACTGTACTTATGCAGAGTTTATCTAAAAGGAGTTCACTCATGAACTTAGCACTTTCTGGATTGCAGAATACTTTTCACTTCATATTTTAAGGAAAACTACAGAAAGTTGGCATATAAAGGGGAGCATGTTTGAATGCTTGTACTTCCTTAATCAGTCCATGAAATAATTCTTATTTTTCAATGCAAAGTTAGCAATGTATGATGAGTAGCCTGACAGCGTACGTGTACAGAAAGCAGCTAGGTCTATTTTGGAAAACTCTTTCTTTAATTATAACATTTCCTTTTCTTCTGATTCAGGTTGCAGCTTCTATGCAAAAGGATGTGGAAGCACACGTACCAAGCTACCCCAATCTTCCTTCAAAGTTGATATGTCTCCTACACAGTGTTACTTTGCAAGTAATCTACAGCTCGTCCTCCATATTTCCTGACATAGTGCGCTTGTGATCACAATTTCTGAAAGATTGTCTCTCTTAATTCTTCAGGCGGACCCAGATACTGATGAGGTATATGCACAGATGACTCTTCAGCCTGTAAATACAGTAAGCATCCAAAAATTAGCAGCTTTCCCAAAATTTCTCTGTATGGTCCAGTACCCTAATCCCTGTCTTGCTTTGTGTTTATTAGTATGCAAAAGAGGCATTGCAGCTGTCGGAGCTTGCACTAAGGCAAGCCAGGCCACAGATGGAGTTCTTCTGTAAGACGCTCACCGCAAGTGACACAAGCACACATGGAGGCTTCTCCGTGCCTCGCCGTGCCGCGGAGAAGATATTCCCTGCCCTGGTAAGCAGACATCAGGTTTCCAAGTTTATCTCCGCCATAAAAATCGTTCACCATTTTTTAACGCACCATTTtgattttggtactttgtgctctAGGACTTCTCTTTGCAACCTCCGTGTCAAGAAATCCAAGCCAGAGATATACATGACAATGTGTGGACATTCCGTCATATATTTCGAGGTACGGAAGATGTTGTACATTGAGTAGAGCTCTCTTCTGCTGAAAGTCTATTGAGTAAAATAAGAGTTTTGCTAATACTATCGCGCTTTGTAATAATCAGGCCAGCCCAAAAGACATTTACTTACAACTGGTTGGAGCCTCTTTGTGAGTGGCAAGAAGCTATTTGCTGGTGATTCTGTCATATTTGTTAGGTAAATTCTCATTCTTCCTCTATCTTGTAAAAGTTATCCCGTTGTTCCTAGAATCTCAAACTTCAACTGCAGATAGAGTTGGAAAAGTAAATGCCACAGTTCCTTTTGTTTGACCTTCCAGGGATGAAAAACATCAACTTCTACTGGGAATCAGGCGTGCTAACCGACAACCCACAAACATATCGTCTTCGGTACTTTCAAGCGACAGTATGCACATTGGGGTCCTTGCTGCAGCTGCACATGCCTCTGCCAACACCAGCCCATTTACCATATTTTACAATCCTAGGTGAGTCTCTAAATCTATGGTTTAGTTTCAACATCTACCTACTAGATTCTATGTCAATTCAGTACTAGCAGCTAAAATTATGTTTTCAACTATGGACTTTCAGGGCCAGTCCTACTGAATTTGTTATCCCATTCGCCAAATACCAGAAGGCAATGTATAGTAATCAGATCTCTTTAGGGATGCGCTTTCGCATGATGTGCGAGACCGAAGAGTTGGGAACAAGACGGTATGCCAAATTTCCTGTACAAACTCTTTATCTTTCAAGTTCCAAGTTTGCTGACAATTCATGCATTTTATTTTCCAATTTCAAACATAAACATTTCTATTCATTGGTATGTCACCAGTAGCAAATTACCTAACTAAATTATCTAATATTTTCAGGTACATGGGTACGATAACAGGAATAAGTGATCTAGACCCAGTGAGATGGAAAAATTCCCAGTGGCGCAGCTTACAGGTTGGATTCAAGAAcaccgtccaaattgatgcccttgCACTGTGTTACTCTTTGTCCATTTTGGTTACCGATTCACTGATTTGATTCTCTACGATAGGTTGGGTGGGACGAGTCGGCAGCAGGTGAAAGGAGGAACAGAGTTTCAATCTGGGAGATTGAACCACTTGCTGCTCCTTTTTTCATATGCCCCCAGCCATTTTTTGGTGTGAAGCGCCCTAGGCAATTAGGTACGTCGTGTTTAGTATGGTAAATATACAGTGAATTTCTTCAAGTTACTATGATAACTACATGTGTGGGAATGAAGATCTTTACTGCAATGTGATGTGTATAACCTACTTTGGTTGAATGGAGATTGACTGCTTCTGATACTTTTTTTTATTGAGCATTGTTAGTCTATGCGTATGAACTTCACCATAGTTGTATATACACTAACTTGACTGCATACCTTAACATGCCATTGGATACAGAGATCAGAACTGCACCAAAGAGGCAAGAGCTAAGCTAATCTAGTCGTTGTCTTGCTAACAATAGATTGAACTAAAATGTGTCAGTCACAATCGATGTTACAGTTCTTAAAATTTGAaatgatatatgcttaatttacaTCACATACCGTAGGATTTCTGACGATTTTCATGCTTCATACTCTTTTAAACTGGAATCAACAGATGACGAGTCATTTGAGATGGAAAATCTTTTGAAGAGAGCAATGCCTTGGCTTGGTGAAGACGTGTGCATAAAGGATGCTCAAACCCAGACTGCTACAATACCTGGGCTGAGCTTGGTTCAGTGGATGAACATGAACCGGCAGCAGAGCTCCTCATTGGCTAGCACGGCCATGCAGTCCGAGTACCTGCGATCTGCAAGTAACCCTGCGCTGCAAAATATTGGCGCTGCCGATATTGCAAGGCAGTTATATATGCAGAACCATCTCCTTCAACAGAACAGCATACAGTTTAATCCTCCCAAGCTTCATCAGCAAATGAAACCTATCAATGATTTGTCCAACACATCACTTCCGTTGAATCAACTTGGTGCCATCAGGAATCACCAAGAGCAGAAGCAAGACCAGCAGAGACAACAGCAGTCCAGTAACCAAGTGATCCCCCTGAGCCAGGCTCAAACTAATATTGTCCAGGCTCAAGTAATTCTCCAGAATCAGATGCAGCAgcagccacaacaacaacaaaaacaacaatcacCGTCTCCAGCTCAAAACCAGCAAGCGGCCAGTGGCCAACAGCTGTCTCAGTCTCATCAACTACAAGACCATAGTTTGCAACTGCAGCAGCAAAAGCTTTTCCTTCAGCAACAGTTACAGCAGCAGCAGCTAAATAAGTTGCCTGGGCAGCTAGTTAATCTGGCAAGTCAGCAAACACAATTATCTGATCAAGAACTCCACTTGCAGCTGTTACACAAACTACAACAACAATCATTGATGTCACAACCCACAGTTACACTCTCACGATTACCACTAATGCAAGAGCAGCAGAATTTTCTTGTAGACATGCAACAGCAATTGCCGAATTTGCATTCACTTTCCCAGCAACAAGTGATGCCTCAACAGGA includes:
- the LOC124691320 gene encoding auxin response factor 5-like, encoding MAQSPASSAAAIPCEGERKAPAINGELWHACAGPLVSLPPVGSLVVYFPQGHSEQVAASMQKDVEAHVPSYPNLPSKLICLLHSVTLQADPDTDEVYAQMTLQPVNTYAKEALQLSELALRQARPQMEFFCKTLTASDTSTHGGFSVPRRAAEKIFPALDFSLQPPCQEIQARDIHDNVWTFRHIFRGQPKRHLLTTGWSLFVSGKKLFAGDSVIFVRDEKHQLLLGIRRANRQPTNISSSVLSSDSMHIGVLAAAAHASANTSPFTIFYNPRASPTEFVIPFAKYQKAMYSNQISLGMRFRMMCETEELGTRRYMGTITGISDLDPVRWKNSQWRSLQVGWDESAAGERRNRVSIWEIEPLAAPFFICPQPFFGVKRPRQLDDESFEMENLLKRAMPWLGEDVCIKDAQTQTATIPGLSLVQWMNMNRQQSSSLASTAMQSEYLRSASNPALQNIGAADIARQLYMQNHLLQQNSIQFNPPKLHQQMKPINDLSNTSLPLNQLGAIRNHQEQKQDQQRQQQSSNQVIPLSQAQTNIVQAQVILQNQMQQQPQQQQKQQSPSPAQNQQAASGQQLSQSHQLQDHSLQLQQQKLFLQQQLQQQQLNKLPGQLVNLASQQTQLSDQELHLQLLHKLQQQSLMSQPTVTLSRLPLMQEQQNFLVDMQQQLPNLHSLSQQQVMPQQDCRTSSLQTTELPPPMQQENQEKPLQKQVASTYVPEAAFPQISSTSLISKTGNSMIVPSAARSALTDEIPSCSTSPSTANGNHLVQPTIGRNEHCKMNSDKVSQSTAQMSILTSIEAATATPVTTKELSKLNNSVKPSVITSKLPNVVAGLQNFMSNALPTDNLETASSATSLWPSQTDGLLHQGFATSNFNQHQMFKDELPDVEIQGVDPSSSGMFGMNNDSPLGFPMETEGLLENALDSVKYRNHFSTDDENNYRMPKEARQEMSTSMVSQSFGQSDMAFNSIDSAINDGALLNRSSWPPAPPPQRMRTFTKVYKRGAVGRSIDIGRFSGYGELNQALARMFGIEGQLEDRQRIGWKLVYTDHEDDVLLLGDDPWEEFVNCVKCIRILSPQEVQKMSLDGDLGSNVLPNQACSSSEGGNAWKPRYDQNSGNPSIGPFDQFE